The following are encoded in a window of Sminthopsis crassicaudata isolate SCR6 chromosome 5, ASM4859323v1, whole genome shotgun sequence genomic DNA:
- the LOC141543777 gene encoding tripartite motif-containing protein 43-like: MAAPGKPLKELQSEITCSICRCYFCEPVTIGCGHSFCQACLSSSWRGEASAFSCPECRGVSQDGEIPLVNRRLAQLTELGKEISFKLMQSTQAQSQCVPHQKPFKLFCEEDQTALCVTCGESPEHGAHKISPIQEAAHKYRRELQHIRSLLGNHLEEHEQLLAQEEKPAVDWSNLFSREYSKIYTLLLDEEKSLGVPERIRQEHKANQDRLSQHLQTLQDFMLELQALAHQPNVDLLQDSKHLLRSIDAVLSQRAKAVTPELIEHPIPGLMEILKRLQVELTLDPTSADSCVSVSGDLKSAKAAEDWPEETKPPEDFPLHYVSAEQAFSSGSLYWEVDVAQLPQWVLGIYTPSLRTRRRRGKKVTCTSLFLLQCVKKEEDYYLRTYPGPLNHRVKSPFPRIGVYLQYSSGTLGFYNILQRSLIYKFYSIPFTAPVKPIFCPGPPLPGTKPGPMTLCPVDSHLCSCCHSSQ; the protein is encoded by the coding sequence atggctGCCCCTGGGAAACCTCTGAAGGAGCTGCAGAGTGAGATCACCTGTAGCATCTGCAGGTGCTACTTCTGTGAGCCTGTCACCATCGGATGTGGGCACAGTTTCTGTCAAGCTTGTCTCTCCTCCAGCTGGAGAGGTGAAGCTTCAGCTTTCTCCTGTCCCGAATGCCGGGGAGTTTCCCAGGACGGGGAGATCCCCTTAGTGAACAGGCGCCTAGCACAATTGACTGAGCTGGGCAAAGAAATCAGCTTCAAGCTTATGCAGAGCACTCAAGCACAGAGCCAGTGTGTCCCTCACCAGAAACCCTTCAAGCTGTTCTGTGAAGAGGACCAGACAGCACTGTGTGTGACATGTGGTGAAAGCCCAGAGCATGGGGCTCACAAGATCTCCCCAATACAAGAGGCTGCTCACAAATACAGGAGGGAGCTCCAGCACATTCGGAGTCTTTTGGGGAATCATCTGGAGGAACATGAGCAACTTCTTGCCCAGGAGGAGAAACCCGCTGTTGACTGGAGCAATTTGTTTTCAAGGGAATACTCCAAAATATACACTTTACTTTTGGATGAGGAGAAGTCCCTAGGAGTCCCTGAAAGGATAAGGCAAGAGCACAAGGCCAACCAGGACAGACTATCCCAGCACCTGCAAACCCTTCAGGACTTCATGCTAGAGCTGCAGGCTCTAGCTCACCAACCCAATGTGGATCTGCTCCAGGATTCCAAGCACCTACTGAGAAGTATCGATGCTGTTTTGTCTCAAAGGGCCAAAGCTGTCACCCCAGAACTGATAGAACATCCCATCCCTGGCCTGATGGAGATTCTCAAGAGATTGCAAGTGGAACTCACCCTGGACCCCACATCAGCTGATTCCTGTGTTTCCGTTTCTGGGGATCTCAAGAGTGCCAAGGCTGCAGAGGACTGGCCAGAGGAGACTAAGCCTCCTGAggactttcctcttcattatgtCTCTGCTGAGCAGGCCTTCAGTTCAGGCAGTCTGTACTGGGAGGTGGATGTGGCTCAACTACCTCAGTGGGTCCTGGGGATCTACACCCCCTCCCTGAGGactaggaggaggagggggaagaaagtgACCTGTACATCTCTGTTCCTGCTTCAGTGtgtcaagaaggaagaagattaCTATTTACGAACCTATCCTGGGCCATTGAACCATCGAGTGAAAAGCCCTTTCCCTCGCATTGGGGTGTACCTGCAATATTCCTCTGGCACTCTGGGCTTTTACAACATTCTCCAGCGTTCTCTTATTtataaattctattctattccctTCACAGCCCCTGTCAAGCCCATCTTTTGCCCTGGTCCCCCACTTCCAGGGACAAAGCCTGGTCCCATGACTCTCTGTCCAGTGGACTCCCATCTTTGTTCCTGCTGCCATTCATCTCAATAA
- the LOC141543193 gene encoding tripartite motif-containing protein 43-like isoform X2 codes for MAAIVKFLQELQREISCSICRGYLCEPVTIGCGHSFCQACLSSSCRVGAQVFSCPECRQVSQDSELLLVNWHLAELTELGKELSSKILQSTQGQSQCVTHKKLFKLFCEQDQTTLCVTCGETPEHGAHKISPVQEAPDKYGRELQHIHSLLKEHLEENEQLLAQVKRPAVDWHWMIRGEFHKLHHLLMEEENRCLERISQEQKASHDTLSQHIQSLQDLLQDLQEAGQQANLDLLQDAKQLLGRSEAVLAQRARAVTPELREYPIPGLVQMLYRFRVDLTMDPTSADSCVSISGDLKSAKAEEDWPEETKDSSCHAVLAGQAFRSGSQYWEVDVSQLPQWVLGIYTPYLRRKRTRDMDSCDFAFLLRCVKKEGEYYLQTYPGPLDHRMKGPLRRVGVFLEYSPGALAFYNVLQSSLIYKFYSIPFTAPVEPIFSPGPPLPGTKPGPMTLCAVDSHI; via the coding sequence atggctgCTATTGTGAAATTTCTGCAGGAACTGCAGAGGGAGATCTCCTGTAGCATCTGCAGGGGCTACCTGTGTGAACCTGTCACCATTGGGTGTGGGCACAGTTTCTGTCAAGCTTGTCTCTCCTCCAGCTGCAGAGTTGGAGCCCAAGTTTTCTCCTGTCCTGAATGCAGGCAAGTTTCACAGGACAGCGAACTCCTGCTTGTGAACTGGCACCTAGCAGAGTTGACTGAGCTGGGCAAAGAGCTCAGCTCCAAGATTTTGCAGAGCACTCAAGGACAGAGCCAGTGTGTCACTCACAAGAAACTCTTCAAGCTATTCTGTGAGCAGGACCAGACAACACTGTGTGTGACATGTGGTGAAACCCCAGAGCATGGGGCTCACAAAATTTCCCCTGTACAAGAGGCTCCTGACAAATATGGTAGGGAGCTTCAGCACATTCACAGTCTTTTGAAGGAACATCTGGAGGAAAATGAGCAACTTCTTGCTCAGGTGAAGAGACCTGCTGTTGACTGGCACTGGATGATCAGGGGAGAATTCCACAAACTGCACCACTTGCTGATGGAGGAAGAGAACCGATGCCTTGAAAGGATAAGTCAAGAGCAGAAGGCCAGCCACGACACACTATCCCAGCACATACAGAGCCTACAGGACCTCCTGCAAGATCTGCAGGAAGCGGGCCAGCAAGCCAATCTGGATCTTCTGCAGGATGCCAAGCAGTTGCTGGGGAGGAGCGAGGCTGTGTTGGCCCAAAGGGCCAGGGCTGTCACCCCAGAACTGAGAGAATATCCCATCCCTGGCCTGGTCCAGATGCTCTACAGATTCCGAGTGGACCTCACCATGGACCCCACATCAGCTGATTCCTGTGTTTCCATTTCCGGGGACCTCAAGAGTGCCAAGGCTGAAGAGGACTGGCCAGAGGAGACTAAGGACTCTTCTTGCCATGCTGTGCTTGCTGGGCAAGCCTTCCGCTCGGGCAGTCAGTACTGGGAGGTGGATGTGTCTCAACTGCCTCAGTGGGTCCTGGGGATCTACACCCCCTACTTGAGGAGGAAAAGGACCAGGGACATGGACTCCTGTGACTTTGCTTTCTTGCTTCGCTGTGTCAAGAAAGAAGGAGAATACTATTTACAGACCTATCCTGGGCCATTGGACCATCGAATGAAAGGCCCTCTACGTCGGGTTGGGGTGTTCTTGGAATATTCCCCTGGGGCTCTGGCCTTTTACAATGTTCTGCAGAGTTCTCTTATTtataaattctattctattccctTCACAGCCCCCGTCGAGCCCATCTTTTCCCCTGGACCCCCACTTCCAGGAACAAAGCCTGGTCCCATGACTCTGTGTGCAGTGGACTCTCATATTTGA